AACAGCAATCCAAAAGTGGATTATATATGGCTTGGAGGATCTGTATCCAGAGGATGGGAGGATTGCTTTTCCGATATTGAGCTTTTTCTCTGCTGGCGAGAAGAACCAAGTGATGAAGACCGGCTTTTCCCCATTCAAGAGGTCCAGGGAGAAATCATAGATTTTCATGACTATGAAGACGAAGAATGGTCAGAAACCTACCACGCTCTCGGAGTCAAAATGGAAATCAGCCATTTTTTGACGAGAACTGCAGATTCAGTTTTAGGAGATGTAGTTGACCGTTCATCCACAGATCTTGAAAAACAATGTCTCGCGGCTGCTGTTTTCAATGGAAAATGCTTAGCGGGAGAAAGCGCATTTCAGAGGCTGATAGAAAAAGTATCCGTCTATCCGGAATCTTTAAAGCTTGCAATGATAACAGAGAATTTAGAGCTTGGAAGCAGATGGAGAAACCGGTACGCTCTTGTGGAAAGACAGGATTGGCTCTTGCTCCATCAGATTTTTGTCAACGTACAGAAAAACGTAATGAGTGTACTTTTTGCATTAAATGAAACCTATGTTCATCATCCGGGGTTTAAGTGGCAGAGGCAGTCTCTTGGCGAAATGAATAGTAAGCCATCATTAGCAGCGGAGCGCATGGAAAATGTCTTTTTGCAGGATCCGAAGCAAGGTTTGGTGATTTTGGAGGAGCTGTTAAAAGACGTCTATCAATTGGTGAAGGATGAATGCCCTGACCTAAGTATTGATCATCTCATTCAAGCCAATCAATCTGCCCGTTTACAGCAAAAAAACAGGTGAATCACAAATGATTCACCTGTTTTTCTTATGCTTCTTTAACTTCATTAATCCCAGTAACAGCTGGTTCACCTGGCGAATTACGGGTTACATATGTACCGGCAATCAAATCATGCAATGAGCGCTTATCTTCCCTCACACCCACCATAATGGCACTTGCTAAAAGCATGATTGAGGAAAGCAGCATTCCTCCAATGAAAACAGCAAAAGCTGACATCATTGAATTGTTTATTGCTAAACTTGGATCCGTGGGGTTGGCTAAGACTTGTGCAATCTCAGTCCATGCCATGGTAAGCGCAATAATGGCTCCGATACCAATTGGAGCGCTATAGAGAATACCGCTTACCACTGAACGTTTGATCATAGTCCAGAACGTGACGTTTGTCCCGTTTACTCGTAAAATACGAATGCTGACGGCCCTTTTTCCCACCGTATATCCGTACCAGAAAATCGGAAGCAGAAGTCCATAAAAGAACTGAATACCGCTCGTAGCACTATTCCCAATGCCTTCTCCCATGATTAAAACCAAAAAGTAACCTATAACTGCAAAAATAATTCCATCAATCAGATTTGCGCCTAAGCGAATCCAAAAGCCTGCAGGATTTTTATGCATAAGCAATCCCCTCCTTCAATATAGTACTTTCCCATCATACACTTTAAAAAAACTCCAGGTAAACCAGTTTTTTGGATAAATAGCGTTCTGCAGCAGAAAAAATTTCTATGATATGATAAAAAACAGATGCCGATCAGATAAACTGAAGGCTCATCTTTATTTAAAAGGGAGTTTTTATTTTTCATGGGGAGGCAATTTGTTATGCAGTATAGCTATATGACCAGGCTCTTTTGCCCTAAATGCGGGAGGAATTATGATCCCGAGCAAATTCATCAATTGTGTACATGCGGCTCTCCGCTGCTGGTGGATTATGATTATGAAGAATTAAAAAAGGTATGGACGAAGGAAAGTTTAGCTGCAAGATCAAGCAATATATGGAGATACCACGAGCTCCTGCCAGTAAGAAAAGAAGAGAATGCAGTTACGATGGGCGAGGGAGGAACTCCGATACTGCCTGTTTCGAAAATGGGTGAAAAATATGGAATTTCTCACCTATTCATGAAGGATGAGGGGCTGATTCCGACGGGGTCCTTTAAAGCAAGGGGAGCGGCAGTTGGGCTCTCGAAAGCGAAAGAGCTTGGAGTCAAAAAGTTTGCGATGCCAACGAATGGGAATGCAGGTGCAGCATGGTCGCTTTATGCCGCCAGGGCAGGTCTTGAAGCGAATGTCGTTATGCCGGTTGATGCTCCCGTCACGACCCGAAAGGAATGTGCAGCTTCGGGAGCAAGATTGTGGCTGGTAAACGGGCTGATCAGTGATGCCGGAAAAATGGTGGGTGAGCTAGTCGGCAAAAAAGGGTATTATGATGCTTCCACCTTAAAAGAGCCATACCGAATTGAAGGAAAGAAGACGATGGGACTCGAGATCGCAGAACAGTTTAATTGGGAAGTTCCGGATGTCATTCTTTATCCGACAGGCGGAGGAGTCGGACTGATCGGTATTTATAAAGCCATGGTCGAACTGCAGAAACTTGGCTGGATTTCGTCTGACAAAATACCCCGGCTAGTTGCTGTTCAGGCGGATGGATGTGCCCCGATAGTGAAAGCATGGGAAGAAGGAAAGCAGGAATCCGAATTCTGGAACAATTCCAAGACAGGGGCCTTTGGAATCAATGTACCAAAAGCGATTGGAGATTTTCTCGTTCTTGATGCGATTTATCAGACGAAAGGCTGTGCCGTGTCTGTATCAGAGGAAGCCATTCAACTTGCACAGCTGGATGTCGCGTCGAAGGAAGGGCTTTTCATTTGTCCTGAAGGGGCGGCCGTTTTTGCTGCTGCCCAAAAGCTGCGTGAAGAGCAATGGATAAAGGAAGATGACACGGTTGTCCTGCTTAACACAGGACAGGGGATTAAGTATGCAGATGATCTCGAGGCAGAGGTTCCAGTCCTTGAACCGGGTGACTCCCTCGTATAAACATTTCGACCAAAAACAAGGAATTCACAAGTCTAAATGAGCAGAGACAGTTGGGGAATTGGCGCTATTGGCATCGGATGAAGCTGCTGACATAATGGTGGGGAGATTAGAAAAAGGAGCCCAGACTATATGAAAATGAAAGTAATCGCCGCCATAGCAATAAGCTCTTGTTTAGCAATTAGTCTCCCGTTCATTAAGTCATCTGCAGCTACAATCCTGCAAACAGCCAAGCAGTACATGGGTACAAGCTATTCAAGTAAAGGAAATACACCGGCTGAAGGGTTTAATTCAGCCGGATTCGTTCAATATGTTTTTAAGAAAACAAAGGGAATGGAACTTCCGCCTCTATCAAGCGAGCAGTGGAGCTTTGGAACAGAGGTAAAAAGGGAAAGCCTGCAGCCGGGGGATGTCCTTTTTTTTAACGATTCATCCGGCGGAAAGCTTTCAACAACCGGAATTTATGAAGGAAATGGGCGGATGATATACAGCTCTGTGTCGAAAGGAGTTACATCTGTCGGATTTCAAAACTCTAATTACTGGAACAGCCGCTATGCGGGTGCGAAGCGGATTACCGGCCCGCTGAAGATGGCATCGGCTAACCCGGTTATTTCAAAAGGGCTTCAGTATTTAAATGTTCCTTATACAGAGGGAGGCCAGTCGCCTGATGGATTTGACTGCTCCGGATTCACTAAGTATGTGTATGAAAAAGCATCCGGAATCTACTTGCCGGAAACCCCTGAACAGCAATGGGCGGTTGGAGCTTCGGTAGCGAGGGAAAACGTCCAGCCGGGAGATCTTGTGTTCTTCAAAGACACACATCGGCCCGGAATTTCCCACGTTGGCATTTACGCAGGAAATAACCAAATTCTCAATGCGACACGGATTGGCGGCGCGAATAAAGTAACGGTCAGCTACCTCACGAATAATTTTTTACAGGAAAAATTCGCGGGAATAAAACGGGTCAGCGGACTTGGGATCGACCGAAGTGAGCCCGTGGTGAAGAATGCTGAAGAACTTGTCGGAACAAAGTTCGCGAAGAACGGAGTTTCTCCGGAAACCGGATTTGATACATCCGGTTTCGTGCAGTATGTATTTAAGAAGTCGAAAGGCATGCAGCTGCCAAGGTACGGAAATCAGCAGATTAACCTGGGACAGGAAGTTGCAGAAAAGGACCTTAAACCAGGGGATCTCGTCTTTTTCCAAACCGGCTCAATCGTACCTGCTATCTATGCCGGTAAAGGGCAGGTAATCCTCACATCAAATGATGGAGTAAAAGTCATTCATTACAAGGTGAGCACTTACTGGTCCGGCAAATATTTAAAAGCTAAACGCATATAAATAAAAGCCCCTGCTGACTCCTGGCAGGGGCTTAATGCATGTTTTAGTGGCTTTTTTGCTGACGTTCGTTTGCCGCGCTGGCTCTCGCCTGTGCTTTCACGTCCGCTTGGTCGGCTAATTCACGGGAATACTCCTCGTACGTTCCATCCGTTTCTCTTTTCAGCTGCTTCGGAACTTGAGGAAGACTATTCTTGTTTTTATCACGATTGTGCAGTTTGTGTCCTCTTCCCAAAATGAACGCCCCCTGTGTTGTGAACTTGTGGTTCACTATTAGGATGGCCGATGAAGGCAGCGTACATGCTGGAAACTAGTTCTTCTTCTTCGTAAAACCGCCAGCACGGTCAGCCGCTTTAAATTCTTTCCCGAAGAGAACCTCCTGTGCAGTGGTCAGTGTTCTCTTAGAATTCTCATGTCGTTTCTTCTCCATTATGTATCAGCTCCATTTTTTTAAGAATAGAACTATTTTCGACAAGTATGGGGGGATTCATACAATGAGGTGGGATAGTATTTATAACCGATAGGTGAAGCGGGTGGTTTTGCTGGTACTAAGGTGAAGGTTGCTGAAAAGAGGCGAGTTTGGCTGGAAAGAGATTTGGATCGGTGCTGGAAAAATCAGGTTGGCCGGAAAGACGCTGGAATCGGCATCGAAGTGGCTGATTAATCGTAGAACTCGGCCGGAAAGAGAAAGGGATCGGCTGGAAAAATCAGGTTGGCCGGAAACCTGCTTGTAAAGGCTGGAATCGAGATCGAAGTGGCTGAAAAACGTAGCAATCGGCCGGAAAGAGAAGAGAAGCGGCTGGAAAAGTACAGTATGCTGGCAAAGTGTTAATTCCAGCAGCTGCAGTCCAAATCCATCAAAAAGCCCGCCAATAAAAATGGCGGGCGATTTTCTTATGCTTCTTTCAGGTGCTGTTCTTCCGCAGCGGAAGGGGTTCTCATAGTATAGAGTGTATATAAATCCTTTTTAATTTCAAATAGGCTGTAGATGTCTTCGCCGTTGTTGATTTGTTCCAGCAGCGCTCTGCGTGTTTCATTGGCACATTCTACGTATGGAAGTTTTTCTGCCGCTTTAGTGGACCGGACGTTGACTTTCCGGATGCGGAGGAAAATGGTGTCGATACCCAGTTCGTAGAATAGTTCATTGAAAAATGCGTCTTTAGCTGCTTGGTTGTAGCCCTTACCATGGTAAGGCTTGCCGAGCCAGGTTCCGAGGAACCCGGCGTTTTCCTGGAGATCAAAAAGACTGATGGTCCCGATTGGAGAGCCCCATTCGTCAAGAATGGTCCGTGAAATCAATTCACTGCGCTCTTCGGCTTCGATTGTTTGCTTGGTTAAAAACAAATATTCCTCGATTGAATCAGCTTTATGACGTACATAAGGGAAGACGTCGGGGTGTACCATGAGTTCATACAGCGCATGACTATCGTGAATGTCACGTTTTTTAAGCATCTTTCTCGCTCCCTCCAACATGAGGGCAGACGCGTAGCCTTAGCCCCACCCTCGAAATTTTTTAAATTAGCCAAAAAATTTCGGGGTGGGAATCGAACCCACTAGGACCAGTAAAACTGGTGGCGCACCATTTGCCTTCCCATTGAACCCAGGTCATTAAGTTGTCATACACAGCAAGGCTTTGTGAGCAAGCCATGCACTGATATCATACTCGAATTTGTTTAAAAAAGATACAGTTTTTTTGCGAAAATTTATTGGTTTTTTTGGCCAATTTTTATCCCTTTTTCAGAGGCCCATTTGGAGTCTTCAAACACGAATTTTCCGTCAATCATTGTGCACTTTGGCTTCGCTAAATAATGGAAGGGGTGGTGGCTCCAGAGAACCAAATCTGCATCCTTTCCAACCTCTAAGCTGCCGATGCGGTGGTCGACTTGAAGATTGCGTGCTGCGGTAATTGTGATGCCTTCGATCGCTTTTTGCTCATCGAAGCCTTCACGTACGGCGAGTGAAGCTACGACATTTAAATATTGGATAGGTGTGTAGGGATGATCCGTTGTAATGGATACTTCTACCCCTTTATCGGTAAGGGCCTGATACGTTTGCCAGCTTTTATTTCTAAGCTCGATTTTTGACCGTCTTGTAAAGGTCGGTCCAACACTAACCTTTGCATTCGTGCCTGCAAATTCATCGGCAATGAGATGACCTTCTGTACAGTGCTCAATTCTGTAATCTAAATTGAACTCCTCCGCGAATCTAATGGCAGATAGGATATCGTCTGCTCTGTGTGCGTGAATACGGACAGGGATTTCGCGTCTCAATGCCCGGCGGATGGAAAGAGAGCGGAAATCCTCTTTTTCGTCGCAGTATTTTGCGAGATAAAAGGCTTCTCTGAGCATGCCCATAATCCCCATCCTGGTGATGGAATCCTTATTGCCTGTACTGTGGATCCGTTTCGGATTTTCACCAAGGGCAATTTTTAGACCAGCGGTTTCCTTAATCAGCATGTCGCTTATGTTGACACCCCAGGTTTTGATAACAGATGTCGTTCCGCCGATTACGTTGGCGCTCCCGGGCATAATGTGAACCGTCGTTATTCCGTGTGAAATTGCATCACGGAATCCGGAGTCAAGCGGATGAACGCCATCAAGGGCCCGGATATGAGGTGTCAAAGGTTCAACGGTTTCATTGGCGTCGTTTCCGGCCCATCCGGTTCCTTCATCATAAAGACCTAGATGGGTATGGACATCGATCAGTCCCGGAAACAAATATTGATCCTGACAATCAATGATTGTGCATTCATCAGGTGCGGGAATGTTTTTTCCGATTTTGACGATTTTCCCATTTTCAACAAGAAGATCGGAAGCATATAAAATTTCGGAAGTGACGGGAAAAATAGTAGCGCGCTTAAATAATGTGCAGGTCATTTTTGTGCTCCTAGCGGAAATAGATTTTATACTATTTTATTATGTCAGACAGAGCAGGTTCAAGCGATGGGAAAATAAAAGTATAGCCGTTTTCAATCGCTTTTTTCGGAAGAACACGCTGTCCTTCCAATAAAAGAATGCTCATTTCCCCAAGTGCAAGCTTAATGGCGCTGCTTGGTGCCGGCAGCCAGTGCGGCTTGTTGATGACTTTGCCCAGCGTTTTCCCGAAGGTTTCCATTTGAACAGGGTTGGGTGATGTCATGTTTATCGGCCCGCTAATTTCATCATGATGGATGATGAAATCCATTAGCCCGGCAATATCCGTTACATGAATCCATGACATCCACTGGGTACCTGAGCCAAGCGGGCCTCCGCCGTATAATTTATAAGGGAGGATCATTTTCTGGAGCACGCCTCCTTCTCCGAGCACAATTCCTAGTCTGGCGTAAACGGTGCGGATCCCTAAATCGCGAATCATCGATGCTTCCTGTTCCCATTTTTGAACGGTGCTTGAAAGGAAATCTTCATCCGTTCCGTTCGACTCCTCTGTAAATGTTTTTTCTTCAGACGTCCCGTAAATTCCAACAGCACTTGCATTTATAAATACAGACGGTTTTTTGTCCATTCCGTTCAGTATTTTATAAACTTCTCTAGTGGATTCAACGCGGCTTTCTACAATTTCCTTCTTCGTTTCCTCTGTCCAGCGGGAGCTGATTGATTTTCCTGCAAGGTTGATCATAACGTCCAGGCCTTCCAGACTTGGAATAGGTTTAGCCCCATCCATCCACTTCGCATATTCAATGTTTCCATAGCCTTCTTTTTCACTTCTGGTTAGGATAACGACGTTATGGCCTTCTCTTGCAAAGTATTGGGCGATATGTTTTCCGACGAAACCGGATCCTCCTGCGATTGCTATTTTCATCCTTGTCACCTCGCGTATTTTTTAAATGCTTTTTCTAAGCTCTACCCTGCCTCCCTGATGATAAACGTGTGCTAAAATAGGAGAGAGGTGTTGAGAATGGCTTTTATAACGAAAATTACGTCCCAGCAAAAAAACGCTGAGCGGTATAACATCTATTTGGATTATGGAAAAGGCGAAGAGTTTGGTTTCGGTGTGGACGAGCACACTCTGCTTAAACACGGCCTCGCAAAAGGCAAGGAACTTTCCGAATTGGACATTGCTGAAATCTGCACGGGTGATCATGTCAGAAAAGCGTACAATTCCGCTCTGGACTTTCTCAGTTATAGAATGCGCTCAACAATGGAAATCAAGCAGCAGCTGGAGAAAAAAGAATTCCAGCCTGAGACCATTCAAGAGGTGCTCCATCAGCTTGATGAATCCGGCTTACTTAATGATCAGCAATTTGCTGATGCATTTACGAGAACGCAATGGCAATCTTCAGGCAAGGGTCCGGCTGTCATAAGGCAGGAGCTGATTCAAAAGGGGATTGCGCCGCTTGATATTGAACAGGCTTTATCTTTATATTCGCATGAAGAGCAGCGCGATGCTGCAATGGTGCATGCTGAAAAATTCATGAAAAAGAATCACGCTATATCAGCCTTTCAAATTCAAAAGAAGCTTGAACAGCTTCTTATTCGCAAAGGCTTCAGTTTCAACCTAATCTCTGAAGTCGTGCAGTCGCTCCAATTCGGCGGCAATCAGGACGATGAAAAGGAAGCGCTTGCCAAGCAGGCAAATAAAGTGATGTACAAGTATAACAAAGGCAATGATTATGAATACAGGCAAAAAATGAAGCAATACTTGTATCGGAAAGGTTTTCAGATCGAACTCATTGATGAGTTTCTGGAAAACCCCGAAGAATTTATACAGGGTTAATATTCTCTTCAAACCTGCCCGATTCCTTTTTGGGCTGCACATTAGGGGGAACGATGGACATGCAAACACAACGATACAGTGAAATGACCCAATTTGAACTGAATACTGAAATTGGAGCGTTAAAGGAGAAGGCAAGAAAGGCTGAGCAAATGGGGATGGTCAACGAATTTGCAGTGCTCGACCGGAAAATTTCAATGGCAAAATCCTATCTGCTGAATCCTGCTGATTATAAAGCTGGGGATGAATATGAAATCGAGGGGGCTCCTGGAGAGATGTTCAAGATTGTCTACATGAACGGAATCTTTGCATGGGGCCATCGTCTTGAAACCCCGGATAAAGAAGAAGCTCTGCCCATTTCGGTGCTCCTTAAACCATAAAGACCGGCCGCAATAGCGCGGCCAGTCCTTTTTCAGCGCTCCGCCTCTCACTTTGAGTGAACGTACTTCAGATTATAGAAGCTGCGAATACGCTTTGTTCATGAATCAAAGGAATGGCGAAGATTGCCCGGCAAGAGGATCTAGATTAGTTGTAATCTTCTCTCTGGCCAGAAGCTCTCATACGCTCCTGGGGATGATCGTTGATCGAACCGTCAGCGCGTTTGGACGCATACGCGCCTTTCGCACGCGCTTCGCCCTCGGATCTTTCTGCAATGGGGAAATCCTTTGCTTTGTTCCGCAATCGAACCGCCTCCAGTGATGAGTTGTTTCGCTTCATTGATCTTGAAGCGTACTACTATTATGAGCATAAGACTTTGTATTATAATTAGTACATACAGGCAGAATTGCCTTCAAAAAGGAGGTGCTCAAAATGGAAAGCTACTATGAGCGTCTTACTGACTTGCTGCTGTTAAAAAATGATTCGCTTGCATATGCCCAGGCAAGAACATGGGTTGAACTCCTCTGGGAGGATTTCGAAGCTACCTATGCAAAAGCCGGTGCAACATATAAAGGCAAAGAAATGACGGAAGCCATCGTAAGAAATTGGATTGAACAATAT
The Metabacillus sp. FJAT-52054 genome window above contains:
- a CDS encoding C40 family peptidase, coding for MKMKVIAAIAISSCLAISLPFIKSSAATILQTAKQYMGTSYSSKGNTPAEGFNSAGFVQYVFKKTKGMELPPLSSEQWSFGTEVKRESLQPGDVLFFNDSSGGKLSTTGIYEGNGRMIYSSVSKGVTSVGFQNSNYWNSRYAGAKRITGPLKMASANPVISKGLQYLNVPYTEGGQSPDGFDCSGFTKYVYEKASGIYLPETPEQQWAVGASVARENVQPGDLVFFKDTHRPGISHVGIYAGNNQILNATRIGGANKVTVSYLTNNFLQEKFAGIKRVSGLGIDRSEPVVKNAEELVGTKFAKNGVSPETGFDTSGFVQYVFKKSKGMQLPRYGNQQINLGQEVAEKDLKPGDLVFFQTGSIVPAIYAGKGQVILTSNDGVKVIHYKVSTYWSGKYLKAKRI
- a CDS encoding amidohydrolase; this translates as MTCTLFKRATIFPVTSEILYASDLLVENGKIVKIGKNIPAPDECTIIDCQDQYLFPGLIDVHTHLGLYDEGTGWAGNDANETVEPLTPHIRALDGVHPLDSGFRDAISHGITTVHIMPGSANVIGGTTSVIKTWGVNISDMLIKETAGLKIALGENPKRIHSTGNKDSITRMGIMGMLREAFYLAKYCDEKEDFRSLSIRRALRREIPVRIHAHRADDILSAIRFAEEFNLDYRIEHCTEGHLIADEFAGTNAKVSVGPTFTRRSKIELRNKSWQTYQALTDKGVEVSITTDHPYTPIQYLNVVASLAVREGFDEQKAIEGITITAARNLQVDHRIGSLEVGKDADLVLWSHHPFHYLAKPKCTMIDGKFVFEDSKWASEKGIKIGQKNQ
- the sspK gene encoding small, acid-soluble spore protein K; translated protein: MKRNNSSLEAVRLRNKAKDFPIAERSEGEARAKGAYASKRADGSINDHPQERMRASGQREDYN
- a CDS encoding DUF4037 domain-containing protein codes for the protein MELNDLAVKIADVYNSNPKVDYIWLGGSVSRGWEDCFSDIELFLCWREEPSDEDRLFPIQEVQGEIIDFHDYEDEEWSETYHALGVKMEISHFLTRTADSVLGDVVDRSSTDLEKQCLAAAVFNGKCLAGESAFQRLIEKVSVYPESLKLAMITENLELGSRWRNRYALVERQDWLLLHQIFVNVQKNVMSVLFALNETYVHHPGFKWQRQSLGEMNSKPSLAAERMENVFLQDPKQGLVILEELLKDVYQLVKDECPDLSIDHLIQANQSARLQQKNR
- a CDS encoding TIGR01777 family oxidoreductase: MKIAIAGGSGFVGKHIAQYFAREGHNVVILTRSEKEGYGNIEYAKWMDGAKPIPSLEGLDVMINLAGKSISSRWTEETKKEIVESRVESTREVYKILNGMDKKPSVFINASAVGIYGTSEEKTFTEESNGTDEDFLSSTVQKWEQEASMIRDLGIRTVYARLGIVLGEGGVLQKMILPYKLYGGGPLGSGTQWMSWIHVTDIAGLMDFIIHHDEISGPINMTSPNPVQMETFGKTLGKVINKPHWLPAPSSAIKLALGEMSILLLEGQRVLPKKAIENGYTFIFPSLEPALSDIIK
- the recX gene encoding recombination regulator RecX; the protein is MAFITKITSQQKNAERYNIYLDYGKGEEFGFGVDEHTLLKHGLAKGKELSELDIAEICTGDHVRKAYNSALDFLSYRMRSTMEIKQQLEKKEFQPETIQEVLHQLDESGLLNDQQFADAFTRTQWQSSGKGPAVIRQELIQKGIAPLDIEQALSLYSHEEQRDAAMVHAEKFMKKNHAISAFQIQKKLEQLLIRKGFSFNLISEVVQSLQFGGNQDDEKEALAKQANKVMYKYNKGNDYEYRQKMKQYLYRKGFQIELIDEFLENPEEFIQG
- a CDS encoding YfhH family protein, giving the protein MQTQRYSEMTQFELNTEIGALKEKARKAEQMGMVNEFAVLDRKISMAKSYLLNPADYKAGDEYEIEGAPGEMFKIVYMNGIFAWGHRLETPDKEEALPISVLLKP
- a CDS encoding YfhE family protein — encoded protein: MMEKKRHENSKRTLTTAQEVLFGKEFKAADRAGGFTKKKN
- a CDS encoding threonine synthase, with the translated sequence MQYSYMTRLFCPKCGRNYDPEQIHQLCTCGSPLLVDYDYEELKKVWTKESLAARSSNIWRYHELLPVRKEENAVTMGEGGTPILPVSKMGEKYGISHLFMKDEGLIPTGSFKARGAAVGLSKAKELGVKKFAMPTNGNAGAAWSLYAARAGLEANVVMPVDAPVTTRKECAASGARLWLVNGLISDAGKMVGELVGKKGYYDASTLKEPYRIEGKKTMGLEIAEQFNWEVPDVILYPTGGGVGLIGIYKAMVELQKLGWISSDKIPRLVAVQADGCAPIVKAWEEGKQESEFWNNSKTGAFGINVPKAIGDFLVLDAIYQTKGCAVSVSEEAIQLAQLDVASKEGLFICPEGAAVFAAAQKLREEQWIKEDDTVVLLNTGQGIKYADDLEAEVPVLEPGDSLV
- a CDS encoding GNAT family N-acetyltransferase; the protein is MLKKRDIHDSHALYELMVHPDVFPYVRHKADSIEEYLFLTKQTIEAEERSELISRTILDEWGSPIGTISLFDLQENAGFLGTWLGKPYHGKGYNQAAKDAFFNELFYELGIDTIFLRIRKVNVRSTKAAEKLPYVECANETRRALLEQINNGEDIYSLFEIKKDLYTLYTMRTPSAAEEQHLKEA
- a CDS encoding YfhD family protein, giving the protein MGRGHKLHNRDKNKNSLPQVPKQLKRETDGTYEEYSRELADQADVKAQARASAANERQQKSH
- a CDS encoding RDD family protein, which codes for MHKNPAGFWIRLGANLIDGIIFAVIGYFLVLIMGEGIGNSATSGIQFFYGLLLPIFWYGYTVGKRAVSIRILRVNGTNVTFWTMIKRSVVSGILYSAPIGIGAIIALTMAWTEIAQVLANPTDPSLAINNSMMSAFAVFIGGMLLSSIMLLASAIMVGVREDKRSLHDLIAGTYVTRNSPGEPAVTGINEVKEA
- a CDS encoding YfhJ family protein, producing the protein MESYYERLTDLLLLKNDSLAYAQARTWVELLWEDFEATYAKAGATYKGKEMTEAIVRNWIEQYGPRLHEFVASNPKYKHLLNNDDYLQH